In Phocoena phocoena chromosome 19, mPhoPho1.1, whole genome shotgun sequence, a genomic segment contains:
- the CASKIN2 gene encoding caskin-2, with product MGREQDLILAVKNGDVTGVQKLVAKIKATKTKLLGSTKRLNVNYQDADGFSALHHAALGGSLELIALLLEAQATVDIKDSNGMRPLHYAAWQGRLEPVRLLLRASAAVNAASLDGQIPLHLAAQYGHYEVSEMLLQHQSNPCLVNKAKKTPLDLACEFGRLKVAQLLLNSHLCVALLEGEAKDPCDPNYTTPLHLAAKNGHREVIRQLLRAGIEINRQTKTGTALHEAALYGKTEVVRLLLEGGVDVNIRNTYNQTALDIVNQFTTSQASREIKQLLREASGILKVRALKDFWNLHDPTALNVRAGDVITVLEQHPDGRWKGHIHESQRGTDRVGYFPPGIVEVVSKRVGVLAPRLPCASTTLRPGLSRTPQPPADDSLHPLSYGQLPRVGLSPDSPAGDRNSVGSEGSVGSIRSAGSGQSSEGTNGHSTGLLIENAQPLPSAGEDQVLPGLHPSSLADNPNHRPLANYRSGEQLFTQDVRPEQLLEGKDAQAIHNWLSEFQLEGYTAHFLQAGYDVPTISRMTPEDLTAIGVTKPGHRKKIASEIAQLSIAEWLPNYIPADLLEWLCALGLPQYHKQLASSGYDSMGLVADLTWEELQEIGVNKLGHQKKLMLGVKRLAELRRGLLQGEAPGDGSRRLARGPELMAIEGLENGDGPAVAGPRLLTFQGSELSPELQAAMAGGGPEPLPLPPARSPSQESIGARSRGSGHSQEQPASQPGGGDPNTPQERNLPEGTERPPKLSSPLPGQGAPPYVFMYPQGSPSSPAPGPPPGAPRAFSYLAGPLAAPPDPPRPKRRSHSLSRPSPAEGEAKGEAEGPVDSALGSYATLTRRPGRSALARTSPSPTPTRGAPRSQSFALRARRKGPPPPPPKRLSSVSGPTLEPPPPPPDGSPAPKEGGALGPRRRTLSEPTGPSEPPGLPAPAGASSDTEEEDPGPEGTPPSRGSSGEGLPFAEEGNLTIKQRPKPAGPPPRETPVPAGLDFNLTESDTVKRRPKCREREPLQTALLAFGVASATPGPPAALSPQTPGESPSASASPPRPDPSSLPNPGAPAPLSPSPPTQPPVAPCPGPALENSRRPGEMEPPAPPAALLKVPGAGTAPKPVSVACTQLAFSGPKLAPRLGPRPVPPPRPENTGATGAGRAQQRLEQTSSSLAAALRAAEKSIGAEEREGPPGTSTKHILDDISTMFDALANQLDAMLD from the exons AGCTCCTTGGCTCCACGAAGAGACTCAACGTCAACTACCAGGATGCTGATGG GTTCTCGGCTCTCCACCACGCCGCCCTGGGGGGCAGCCTGGAGCTCATAGCCTTGCTGCTGGAGGCTCAGGCCACCGTTGACATCAAGGACAGCAACG GCATGCGTCCGCTGCACTATGCAGCCTGGCAGGGCCGGCTGGAGCCCGTGAGGCTGCTGCTGCGGGCCTCTGCGGCCGTGAACGCCGCCTCACTGGATGGGCAGATCCCGCTGCACCTGGCTGCCCAGTATGGACACTATGAAGTG TCAGAAATGCTCCTCCAGCATCAGTCCAACCCGTGCCTGGTCAACAAGGCCAAGAAGACGCCCTTGGACCTGGCCTGCGAATTTGGACGGCTCAAG GTGGCCCAGCTGTTACTGAACAGCCATTTATGTGTGGCACTGCTGGAGGGTGAGGCCAAGGACCCGTGTGACCCCAACTATACCACACCCCTGCACTTGGCTGCCAAGAACGGCCACAGAGAGGTCATCAG GCAGCTCCTGAGAGCTGGGATTGAGATCAACCGCCAGACCAAGACAGGCACGGCTCTCCACGAGGCCGCGCTGTATGGCAAGACCGAGGTGGTGCGGCTGCTCCTGGAG GGTGGGGTGGACGTGAACATCCGGAACACGTATAACCAGACGGCGCTGGACATCGTCAATCAGTTCACCACCTCCCAGGCCAGCCGTGAAATCAAGCAGCTACTGCGGG aGGCCTCAGGGATCCTGAAGGTCCGAGCACTCAAGGATTTCTGGAACCTCCACGATCCCACTGCCCTCAATGTCCGGGCAGGGGACGTCATCACG GTGCTTGAGCAGCATCCCGACGGCCGCTGGAAGGGCCACATCCACGAGAGCCAGAGGGGCACGGACCGTGTGGGCTACTTTCCCCCGGGCATCGTTGAAGTGGTCAGCAAGCGGGTGGGCGTCCTTGCACCCCGCCTCCCCTGTGCGTCCACCACCCTGCGCCCAGGCCTCTCCAGGACACCACAGCCCCCTGCTGATGACTCCCTGCACCCCCTTAGCTATGGCCAGCTGCCTCGGGTGGGCCTCAGCCCAGACAGCCCAG CAGGTGACAGGAACAGCGTGGGCAGCGAGGGCAGCGTGGGCAGCATCCGCAGTGCTGGCAGCGGACAGAGTTCCGAGGGCACCAACGGCCACAGCACCGGCCTCCTTATTGAGAATGCccag CCACTGCCCTCTGCTGGAGAGGACCAGGTGCTGCCGGGACTGCACCCCTCGTCCCTGGCAG ACAACCCAAACCACCGCCCTCTAGCCAACTACCGCTCCGGGGAGCAGCTCTTCACCCAGGACGTGAGGCCGGAGCAGCTGCTGGAGGGGAAG GATGCTCAGGCCATTCATAACTGGCTCAGCGAGTTCCAGCTGGAGGGCTACactgcccactttctgcaggCTGGCTATGACGTGCCAACTATCAGCCGCATGACACCCGAG GACCTGACGGCCATCGGGGTGACCAAGCCCGGGCACAGGAAGAAGATCGCCTCAGAGATCGCCCAGCTCAGCATCGCCGAGTGGTTACCCAACTACATCCCG GCAGACCTGCTGGAGTGGCTGTGCGCGCTGGGGCTGCCGCAGTACCACAAGCAGCTGGCGAGCAGCGGCTACGATTCCATGGGGCTGGTGGCCGACCTCACCTGGGAGGAGCTGCAGGAGATCGGAGTCAACAAGCTCG GTCACCAGAAGAAGCTCATGCTGGGGGTGAAGCGGCTGGCTGAGCTTCGGCGGGGCCTACTGCAGGGGGAGGCCCCAGGTGACGGCAGCCGCCGGCTGGCCAGGGGCCCGGAGCTGATGGCCATCGAGGGGCTGGAGAATGGGGACGGTCCGGCTGTGGCTGGCCCGCGCCTCCTCACCTTCCAGGGCAGCGAGCTGAGCCCAGAGCTACAGGCGGCCATGGCAGGGGGTGGCCCCGAGccgctccccctgccccctgcccgcTCCCCCAGCCAGGAGAGCATCGGGGCACGCTCACGGGGGTCCGGGCACTCGCAGGAACAGCCTGCCTCCCAGCCCGGTGGCGGAGACCCCAACACCCCACAGGAGAGGAACCTTCCAGAGGGCACAGAGCGGCCCCCTAAGCTTTCTTCCCCACTTCCTGGCCAAGGGGCCCCCCCTTATGTTTTTATGTACCCCCAGGGCTCAccctccagcccagccccagggccgCCTCCTGGCGCACCCCGGGCCTTCTCCTACTTGGCCGGGCCCCTGGCCGCTCCTCCAGACCCGCCTCGGCCCAAGCGCCGGTCCCACAGCCTGAGCCGCCCCAGCCCGGCCGAGGGGGAAGCCAAGGGGGAGGCCGAAGGGCCAGTGGATAGTGCCTTGGGCAGTTACGCCACCCTCACTCGGCGACCAGGACGCAGCGCCCTCGCCCGGACCAGCCCCAGCCCGACCCCAACCCGAGGGGCGCCCCGCAGCCAGTCCTTCGCCCTGCGGGCCCGCCGCAaaggccccccgcccccgccccccaagcGCCTCAGCTCCGTCTCCGGCCCCACCctggagccgccgccgccgccgccagatGGAAGCCCGGCGCCCAAGGAGGGGGGGGCCCTGGGGCCCCGGAGGCGAACACTCAGTGAACCCACAGGCCCCTCGGAGCCCCCCGGCCTGCCCGCCCCGGCTGGTGCCTCATCGGACACGGAGGAGGAGGACCCAGGGCCCGAGGGGACACCCCCGTCTCGGGGCAGCTCAGGGGAGGGGCTCCCGTTCGCGGAGGAGGGGAACCTGACGATCAAACAGAGGCCCAAGCCGGCGGGCCCCCCACCCCGGGAGACGCCTGTGCCTGCTGGCCTCGACTTCAACCTCACAGAGTCAGACACTGTTAAGCGGAGGCCCAAATGCCGGGAGAGGGAGCCACTGCAGACGGCACTCCTGGCCTTCGGGGTGGCCAGCGCCACGCCCGGCCCCCCTGCCGCCCTGTCCCCGCAGACCCCCGGCGAGTCCCCCTCGGCCTCTGCCAGCCCTCCCCGTCCTGACCCTAGCAGCCTCCCAAACCCCGGagctccagcccctctctctccCAGCCCCCCGACGCAGCCCCCCGTGGCTCCCTGCCCGGGGCCGGCTCTGGAAAACAGTCGGCGGCCCGGGGAGATGGAGCCCCCGGCTCCCCCTGCTGCCCTCCTCAAGGTGCCCGGAGCAG GAACAGCCCCCAAGCCTGTGTCTGTGGCCTGCACCCAGCTGGCATTTTCCGGCCCTAAGCTGGCTCCCCGGCTCGGCCCCCGCCCTGTGCCCCCTCCAAGGCCAGAGAACACTGGGGCCACGGGCGCAGGCCGGGCCCAGCAGAGACTGGAGCAGACCAGCTCATCCCTGGCAGCTGCCTTGCGGGCCGCGGAGAAGAGCATTGGTGCTGAGGAGCGAGAGGG CCCCCCGGGCACCTCCACCAAGCACATCCTGGATGACATCAGCACCATGTTCGACGCCCTGGCTAACCAGCTGGATGCCATGCTGGACTGA